A genomic segment from uncultured Methanobrevibacter sp. encodes:
- a CDS encoding DUF106 domain-containing protein, protein MVDIMGMLNGALNAIFNPILAMDPNPANPALTVLIIAFIVSLITTIANKYLVDQDQLNEQQAKMKKFQSELREAQKKGDGKEVARLQAQQTEMMGDQTAMMTNQFKPMIVTFVPIILIFFWMRSSAIHDLVIILPTTVYWVTLTPLWHAIGSVIYGGKATIPYGIGWLLWYMICTFGMSQILRKFLGFKQGF, encoded by the coding sequence ATGGTTGATATAATGGGAATGCTTAATGGTGCATTGAATGCTATTTTCAACCCGATTCTTGCAATGGATCCTAATCCTGCAAATCCAGCTTTAACAGTTTTGATTATTGCATTTATCGTATCATTAATTACTACAATTGCTAACAAATATTTAGTTGACCAAGATCAACTTAATGAACAACAGGCTAAAATGAAAAAATTCCAAAGTGAATTGCGTGAAGCTCAGAAAAAAGGTGATGGAAAAGAAGTTGCTAGACTTCAGGCTCAGCAAACTGAAATGATGGGTGACCAAACTGCAATGATGACTAATCAGTTCAAACCTATGATTGTAACTTTTGTTCCGATTATTCTGATATTCTTTTGGATGAGATCATCAGCTATCCATGATTTAGTAATAATTTTACCAACTACTGTATATTGGGTTACATTAACACCTCTTTGGCATGCAATAGGAAGTGTCATTTATGGTGGTAAAGCAACAATTCCATATGGTATTGGTTGGTTGTTATGGTATATGATTTGTACTTTTGGAATGAGTCAGATATTAAGAAAATTCTTAGGATTCAAACAAGGGTTCTAA
- the cmk gene encoding (d)CMP kinase, which yields MIITIGGLAGTGTTTTAELLSEKLDIPYISAGFVFREMAAEKGMSVLEFSEFAEGNDDIDKEIDKRQALKAKEAENLIIEGRLSAFFVDNADLKISLVTPFDVRSKRISDRENKSVEVAKKEIITREKSEALRYMEIHNIDISNMDVYDIIINTGTFNPEEVSEIIIQTLKVI from the coding sequence ATGATTATTACTATAGGCGGATTAGCTGGAACCGGAACAACAACCACTGCTGAACTTCTCAGTGAAAAATTGGACATTCCATATATTTCTGCAGGATTTGTTTTTAGAGAAATGGCTGCTGAAAAAGGAATGAGTGTTCTTGAGTTTAGTGAGTTTGCTGAAGGTAATGATGATATTGATAAAGAAATTGATAAAAGGCAAGCTTTAAAAGCCAAAGAAGCAGAAAACCTTATAATTGAAGGAAGATTATCTGCCTTTTTTGTAGATAATGCTGATTTGAAAATTAGTCTGGTCACTCCTTTTGATGTACGTTCAAAAAGGATATCTGATAGAGAGAACAAATCTGTTGAAGTGGCTAAAAAAGAGATTATTACTCGTGAAAAAAGTGAAGCCTTAAGATACATGGAAATCCATAATATTGATATTTCAAATATGGATGTCTATGACATAATTATAAATACTGGTACTTTCAATCCTGAAGAAGTATCAGAAATCATTATTCAAACATTAAAGGTGATATAA
- the secY gene encoding preprotein translocase subunit SecY encodes MSSLEVLEPIFKVVPEVKSPVHREDFNEKLKWTALVLVLYYFLTLIPLYGLAPGAIDQFAQVRAVMAGSFGSILTLGIGPIVTASIVLQLLVGSNLLDLDLSSHKDKSHFQATQKVLSIIFTLFEAAVLVLTGNLTPIDGSYTALLILQLVIGALVIIYLDEVVSKWGFGSGIGLFIAAGVCQQIVVGSFSILQGTDGLFAGIIPKFIQLASTGVYDFSILIPLIATIIVFLVVLYGESMRVEIPISHGSVRGHGRIRGSVGKYPLKFVYSSNMPVILTSALLVNVTLFANIFQKVGVPILGHIEAGKPVDGIAWLLSTPKLHMFITEPLHVLIYAIFFIGFCMLFSYLWVEISGLNAKKISEQLYNSGIQIPGFRSSKRQLYKILKKYIPALTLISGIYVGLIAFLADLTGALGGGTGVLLTVGIVHKLYEEMAEEQLMSSNPLLRKFLGD; translated from the coding sequence ATGTCATCACTAGAAGTATTAGAGCCAATATTTAAAGTTGTTCCAGAAGTCAAATCTCCGGTTCACAGAGAAGACTTCAATGAAAAACTTAAATGGACTGCTCTAGTTTTAGTATTATATTACTTTTTAACATTAATACCATTATACGGTTTAGCTCCTGGAGCAATAGATCAATTTGCTCAAGTAAGGGCTGTTATGGCTGGAAGTTTTGGTTCAATTCTTACATTAGGGATTGGTCCTATTGTTACTGCTTCAATTGTACTTCAATTGTTAGTAGGTTCTAATCTTTTGGATTTAGATTTATCTTCTCATAAGGATAAATCTCATTTTCAAGCTACACAAAAGGTTTTATCTATTATCTTTACTTTGTTTGAAGCTGCAGTTTTAGTATTGACCGGAAATTTAACACCTATTGATGGTTCATATACTGCACTTTTGATTCTACAATTGGTTATTGGTGCATTAGTGATAATCTATCTGGATGAAGTTGTTTCTAAATGGGGATTCGGTAGTGGTATCGGTTTGTTCATTGCTGCAGGTGTTTGTCAACAAATTGTTGTAGGTTCATTCAGTATTTTACAAGGAACCGATGGTTTATTTGCTGGAATCATTCCAAAATTCATTCAATTAGCTTCTACCGGTGTATACGACTTCAGTATTTTAATTCCATTAATCGCAACTATTATTGTATTTTTAGTTGTTCTTTATGGTGAATCTATGAGAGTGGAAATTCCAATTTCCCACGGAAGTGTAAGAGGTCACGGTAGAATCAGAGGATCAGTTGGTAAATATCCATTAAAATTCGTTTACTCCAGTAACATGCCGGTTATTTTGACCAGTGCATTGCTTGTAAACGTAACCCTTTTTGCAAATATTTTCCAAAAAGTTGGCGTACCTATTTTAGGCCACATTGAAGCAGGTAAACCTGTTGATGGTATCGCATGGTTATTATCAACCCCTAAATTACACATGTTTATTACAGAACCTCTTCACGTTTTAATATATGCAATATTCTTTATTGGATTCTGTATGTTATTCTCATATCTATGGGTTGAAATTAGTGGATTAAATGCTAAAAAGATTTCAGAGCAGCTTTATAATTCAGGTATTCAAATACCTGGTTTTAGAAGTAGTAAACGTCAATTATATAAAATTTTGAAAAAATATATTCCTGCACTTACCCTTATCAGTGGTATATATGTAGGTCTTATTGCTTTCCTTGCAGATTTAACCGGTGCTTTAGGTGGAGGTACTGGTGTATTGCTTACTGTAGGTATTGTTCATAAACTTTATGAAGAAATGGCAGAGGAACAACTGATGTCCTCAAATCCACTTCTTAGAAAATTCTTAGGAGATTAA
- the rpsE gene encoding 30S ribosomal protein S5, with protein MSFNIDEWEPKTKMGRLVKDGTITDIDEIFEKGLPIMELEIVDALIPDLEEEVMDVNLVQRMHKSGRKVNFRVIVAVGNKDGYVGLGQGKAKEVGPAIRKAVDNAKYNIIKVRRGCGDWGCVCGREHTVPFKVQGKSSSVSVTLMPAPAGVGLVVGDVGKTILKLAGIHDVWSQTFGQTQTTVNFANAVFNALKELSNVKASQEDLKKMGVNY; from the coding sequence ATGAGTTTTAATATTGATGAATGGGAACCTAAAACTAAAATGGGTAGATTAGTTAAAGATGGAACCATTACAGATATCGATGAAATTTTTGAAAAAGGTCTTCCAATTATGGAATTAGAAATAGTTGATGCCTTAATTCCAGATTTAGAAGAAGAAGTAATGGATGTTAACTTAGTTCAAAGGATGCACAAATCTGGTAGAAAAGTTAATTTCAGAGTAATTGTTGCTGTAGGTAACAAAGATGGATACGTAGGATTAGGCCAAGGTAAAGCAAAAGAAGTTGGTCCTGCTATTAGGAAAGCTGTAGACAACGCTAAATACAACATTATTAAAGTAAGAAGAGGTTGTGGAGATTGGGGTTGTGTTTGTGGAAGAGAACACACTGTACCATTCAAAGTACAAGGTAAATCCAGTAGTGTAAGTGTTACTTTAATGCCAGCTCCTGCAGGTGTAGGTTTAGTAGTTGGAGATGTAGGTAAAACTATCTTAAAACTTGCTGGTATCCACGATGTATGGTCTCAAACTTTCGGACAAACCCAAACTACTGTTAACTTTGCTAATGCAGTATTCAATGCTTTAAAAGAATTAAGTAATGTTAAAGCTAGTCAAGAAGACCTTAAAAAGATGGGAGTTAACTACTAA
- a CDS encoding 50S ribosomal protein L32e, protein MANKRFKRQEYARYKKLGIKWRRPRGKTSKMRRYEAGKPDMPAIGYRTPRAIRDLHPSGYNDVLVHNLKELEDLDPATDAARISASIGKRKKALMLEKASELGIKVLNK, encoded by the coding sequence ATGGCTAACAAAAGATTTAAAAGACAAGAATATGCTCGTTATAAAAAACTTGGAATCAAATGGAGACGCCCTAGAGGTAAAACCAGTAAAATGAGAAGATATGAAGCAGGAAAACCTGACATGCCAGCTATTGGTTACAGAACCCCTAGAGCTATAAGGGACTTACACCCTTCAGGGTACAACGATGTTCTTGTTCACAATTTAAAAGAATTAGAAGACTTAGACCCAGCTACTGATGCTGCAAGAATAAGTGCTTCTATCGGTAAAAGGAAAAAAGCTTTGATGTTAGAAAAAGCATCAGAACTCGGAATTAAAGTTTTAAACAAATAA
- a CDS encoding transglutaminase domain-containing protein, whose product MDASDSDIISNNNDFTNLGENSKNQTELTSQKNSIYYKGSFNIILKDSNSSSALSNKKVNFIINNQEYIATTDSNGIASVNLDLNPGTYTSMVYFAGDDSYEASNNLTSPIKILPTIAAKDITKYYKGSTQYSATFFDSQGNPLKNRQVTISVNGKSYSKKTNSKGLVSLSVDLKPGTYKIVANDPITGYKLITTFKILSTISSSDFKKVSGDSKRFKVKFFKSNGKDLTNQYVKVKINGKTYKIKTNSKGKVSLSLNNLKPGTYKAVCYNKDGLTKSFSVKIYSIASTKLTTYSYTFIPGDKKEIKVKFSTGLGDDSKSGKIIKITINGKTYSKKTDSDGMIYLSMASLDKGHYTVGYSFAGNKFFKSAYSTNSLTILQTTRTELTVRGIKDFGQGAGTQFKVAYTAGGVLLANKAVTFTVGSTTYTTSTDNNGIAYLPINLKVGNYTVNYKTPDDSKVNGTSGSCEIHVFKRTDTKLSWKCGTSYKDSSQTFKVLLTDSNGKPISGQTVELIIDSQTYYEITSSNGYAKFITDVPLGKYNVLVKFRGNNDYADSSTSQSVNVELSKFRNGLNEKNAASSSAYLRSSSNCPVGTAKIKSLVNSLTSGLTSVVDKAKAIFNYVRDNVVYSYYYDTKKGATGTLNSKRANCVDQAHLLISMYRTAGLQARYVHGKCVFSDGTFGHVWTQVLIGKTWVVGDPINSGNDLGKITNWNNNNVRINGKYSSLPF is encoded by the coding sequence TTGGATGCTTCTGATTCTGATATTATCTCTAATAATAATGATTTCACTAATTTGGGTGAAAACAGTAAAAATCAAACGGAATTGACATCACAGAAAAACTCTATTTATTATAAAGGCTCTTTTAATATAATTTTAAAGGATTCAAATAGCAGTTCTGCATTATCCAATAAAAAAGTTAATTTTATTATAAACAATCAGGAATATATTGCCACAACTGACAGTAATGGTATAGCAAGTGTCAATTTAGATTTAAATCCCGGCACATATACATCTATGGTTTATTTTGCAGGAGATGATTCATATGAGGCCAGCAATAACCTTACATCACCTATAAAAATATTGCCTACAATTGCTGCAAAGGACATTACCAAATACTATAAGGGATCTACACAATACAGTGCAACATTCTTTGACAGTCAGGGAAATCCCTTAAAAAATAGGCAGGTTACCATATCTGTTAATGGAAAGTCATATTCGAAAAAAACTAACAGTAAAGGTTTGGTAAGTTTGTCTGTAGATTTAAAACCTGGTACTTATAAAATAGTTGCAAATGACCCGATTACAGGTTATAAACTAATCACTACTTTTAAAATTTTATCAACTATTAGTTCATCTGACTTTAAGAAAGTTTCAGGAGACAGTAAACGGTTTAAAGTAAAATTCTTTAAAAGTAATGGAAAGGATTTAACCAATCAATATGTTAAGGTTAAAATTAATGGCAAAACCTATAAAATAAAAACAAATTCCAAAGGAAAAGTAAGTTTATCTCTAAATAATCTTAAACCCGGCACATATAAGGCTGTTTGTTATAATAAGGATGGTTTAACAAAATCATTTAGTGTTAAAATTTATAGCATTGCTTCTACTAAATTAACCACTTATTCATATACATTCATTCCTGGAGATAAAAAAGAAATTAAAGTAAAATTCTCAACTGGTCTGGGTGATGATTCAAAATCTGGAAAAATCATTAAAATTACAATCAATGGAAAGACCTATTCCAAAAAAACTGATAGTGATGGAATGATATATCTTAGTATGGCATCATTAGATAAAGGTCATTACACAGTTGGATATTCCTTTGCTGGAAATAAGTTTTTTAAATCAGCTTATTCAACAAACTCTCTTACAATACTTCAAACTACCCGCACGGAACTAACGGTAAGAGGTATAAAAGATTTCGGTCAGGGTGCAGGCACTCAGTTTAAGGTGGCTTATACTGCAGGAGGTGTTCTTTTAGCAAATAAGGCGGTGACTTTCACTGTTGGAAGCACAACTTACACCACTTCTACGGATAATAATGGAATTGCATATTTGCCTATTAATCTCAAAGTGGGCAATTATACTGTCAACTATAAAACACCGGATGATTCTAAAGTAAACGGAACTTCGGGTTCCTGTGAAATACATGTTTTTAAAAGAACCGATACTAAACTTAGTTGGAAATGTGGAACCTCTTATAAGGATTCTTCACAAACATTTAAAGTTCTCTTGACGGATTCGAATGGTAAACCTATCTCCGGCCAAACTGTTGAATTAATCATTGATTCTCAAACATATTATGAGATTACTTCATCAAATGGTTATGCAAAATTCATAACAGATGTTCCATTAGGCAAATATAATGTTCTGGTTAAATTCAGAGGCAATAATGATTATGCTGATAGTTCAACTTCTCAATCAGTAAATGTCGAACTTTCCAAATTCCGAAATGGACTGAATGAAAAAAATGCTGCTTCATCCAGTGCATATCTTCGCTCATCAAGTAATTGCCCTGTTGGAACTGCAAAGATTAAATCGTTGGTAAATTCATTGACTAGTGGTTTAACTAGTGTTGTTGACAAGGCAAAAGCCATATTTAATTATGTAAGGGATAATGTAGTCTACAGTTATTATTACGATACTAAAAAGGGCGCTACCGGTACATTAAATTCTAAACGTGCAAATTGCGTTGATCAGGCGCACCTGTTAATTTCTATGTATAGAACTGCAGGTTTACAGGCAAGATATGTTCATGGAAAATGCGTATTCAGTGACGGTACCTTCGGGCATGTTT
- a CDS encoding 50S ribosomal protein L18, which produces MAQGTNYKVAFRRRREGKTDYGARIKLVDYEKSRLVVRVSNAHATVQVIDYAPEGDITIASAVSKQLSGFGYKGHSGNLSAFYLTGYLCAKRALAKGVEYAILDIGLKSPIKGSKIFAALKGAVDAGLEVPHGDFIFPEDERIRGEHVANYAESLNAEEVAAKFSKYLERGLNPTDLPENFEETKNNIDEAEV; this is translated from the coding sequence ATGGCTCAAGGAACTAACTATAAAGTAGCTTTCAGAAGAAGAAGAGAAGGTAAAACAGATTACGGAGCTAGAATTAAATTAGTCGATTATGAAAAATCTCGTTTAGTTGTTAGAGTATCTAACGCTCACGCAACTGTTCAAGTTATTGATTATGCTCCTGAAGGAGATATCACTATTGCTTCTGCAGTAAGTAAACAATTATCAGGATTCGGATACAAAGGACATTCCGGAAACTTATCTGCATTTTATTTAACAGGATACCTCTGTGCTAAAAGAGCTTTAGCTAAAGGTGTTGAATACGCAATTTTAGATATTGGATTAAAATCTCCAATTAAAGGATCTAAAATTTTCGCAGCATTAAAAGGTGCTGTTGATGCAGGTTTAGAAGTTCCTCACGGTGATTTCATTTTCCCTGAAGATGAACGTATCAGAGGAGAACATGTCGCAAATTATGCTGAATCTTTAAACGCTGAAGAAGTTGCAGCAAAATTCTCAAAGTATTTAGAAAGAGGTCTCAATCCAACAGATTTACCTGAAAACTTTGAAGAAACTAAAAATAATATTGATGAGGCTGAGGTATAA
- a CDS encoding 50S ribosomal protein L34e has protein sequence MPANRFRSRSYKRVHKNTPGGENVLRYKKKKPSKHVCAECGKVLHGVPRGRPYEIGKLSKTAKRPNRPFGGYLCSSCARKHFKNEARK, from the coding sequence ATGCCTGCTAATAGGTTTAGATCAAGATCATATAAAAGAGTTCATAAAAACACTCCCGGCGGAGAAAATGTTTTAAGATACAAAAAGAAAAAACCATCCAAGCATGTATGTGCTGAATGTGGTAAAGTGTTACATGGAGTTCCTCGCGGACGTCCATATGAAATTGGAAAATTATCAAAAACAGCTAAAAGACCTAACCGTCCATTTGGTGGGTACTTATGTTCAAGCTGTGCTCGTAAACATTTCAAAAACGAGGCTAGAAAATAA
- the rpmD gene encoding 50S ribosomal protein L30 yields MFLVIRVRGTTGVIQNIADTLDMLRLNRISHAVLVEENPSYEGMLQKAKDYITWGEVDADLLAAMIAKRGRLPGNVKVTDEYVAENTDYNDIPELAKALINSDVKLADVGIKPVFRLHPPRKGYEDIRLSVKEGGSLGYRGEKINDLAKRML; encoded by the coding sequence ATGTTTTTAGTTATTAGAGTTAGAGGAACTACTGGTGTCATTCAAAATATTGCTGACACTTTAGATATGTTAAGACTTAACAGAATCAGCCATGCAGTATTAGTTGAAGAAAATCCTAGTTACGAAGGTATGCTTCAAAAAGCTAAGGATTACATCACTTGGGGAGAAGTTGACGCAGACCTTTTAGCTGCAATGATTGCTAAAAGAGGCAGACTTCCAGGTAATGTTAAAGTTACTGATGAATATGTTGCAGAAAATACTGACTACAACGATATTCCAGAATTAGCTAAAGCTTTAATTAATTCTGATGTCAAATTAGCTGATGTAGGTATTAAACCTGTATTCCGTTTACACCCTCCAAGAAAAGGATATGAAGATATCCGTTTATCTGTAAAAGAAGGTGGATCTTTAGGTTACAGGGGAGAAAAAATCAACGACCTTGCAAAAAGAATGCTTTAA
- a CDS encoding 50S ribosomal protein L14e, with protein sequence MASIEVGRVCVKIAGREAGEKCAIVEVIDENYVEVVGEAVKNRRCNIAHLEPTEDSIDVSGDIESIKAALADL encoded by the coding sequence ATGGCATCAATCGAAGTAGGAAGAGTATGTGTTAAAATTGCTGGTAGAGAAGCAGGCGAAAAATGCGCTATTGTTGAAGTTATCGACGAAAACTATGTAGAAGTAGTTGGTGAAGCAGTAAAAAACAGAAGATGTAATATTGCACACTTAGAACCAACTGAAGATTCTATCGATGTTTCTGGCGATATTGAATCTATCAAAGCAGCTTTAGCTGACTTATAA
- a CDS encoding uL15m family ribosomal protein produces MIRTKRKINKQRGSRSNGGGCTKKRRGAGNKGGKGKAGMGKQHWTWTVIHDPDHFGKHGFKRPQKMIKKVNSVNLSYLEEQADNLIASGKASKEGDAIVIDVTELGYDKVLAKGSITKTFKISAPQFSAGAIEKIEELGGEAIEL; encoded by the coding sequence ATGATTAGAACAAAACGTAAAATTAACAAACAAAGAGGTTCTAGATCCAACGGAGGAGGCTGTACCAAAAAACGTAGAGGTGCAGGTAACAAAGGTGGAAAAGGTAAAGCAGGTATGGGTAAACAACATTGGACCTGGACTGTAATCCACGACCCAGACCACTTCGGTAAACATGGGTTCAAAAGACCTCAAAAAATGATTAAAAAAGTTAATTCAGTTAATTTAAGTTATTTAGAAGAACAAGCAGATAATTTAATTGCAAGTGGAAAAGCTTCTAAAGAAGGAGATGCTATTGTTATCGATGTAACTGAATTAGGTTATGATAAAGTTTTAGCTAAAGGAAGTATCACTAAAACTTTTAAAATTTCAGCACCTCAATTTTCTGCAGGTGCCATTGAAAAAATTGAAGAATTAGGAGGAGAAGCTATAGAATTATAG
- a CDS encoding RNA-guided pseudouridylation complex pseudouridine synthase subunit Cbf5: protein MKFEMVTKSKSFTNPDFGCKPEEREIRDYISKGVINLDKPSGPTSHEIDSWIKRILPLEKSGHGGTLDPKVTGILPVGLDDATRAIQLLLTAPKEYVCLLTFHHDVAEDKIREVFAEFTGKIFQLPPVKSAVKRELRTRNIYYSTIYEIEGRDVLFRIGCEAGTYVRTYCHNIGEALGVGAHMAELRRTQVGSFTEKNNLVTLQDVTDAYHFWIEDGDESFLRDAIMPMERAADYLPKIVIKDSAVDAICHGADLACGGIASLADNIQKNDIVAIETLKGELVASGNSLLNSNEILDADSGFAVNVSKVFMKPDTYPRFWK from the coding sequence ATGAAATTTGAGATGGTTACAAAATCCAAAAGTTTTACAAATCCCGATTTTGGCTGCAAACCTGAAGAACGTGAAATCAGGGATTATATTTCTAAAGGGGTTATTAATTTAGATAAACCATCCGGTCCAACTTCTCATGAAATTGACTCATGGATTAAACGAATTTTACCATTAGAAAAATCAGGACATGGGGGAACATTAGATCCTAAAGTTACTGGAATTTTACCGGTAGGTTTAGATGATGCAACCCGTGCTATTCAACTTCTTTTAACCGCTCCTAAAGAGTATGTTTGTTTGCTAACATTCCATCATGATGTTGCGGAAGATAAAATTCGTGAAGTATTTGCTGAATTTACAGGTAAAATTTTTCAGTTACCTCCAGTTAAATCAGCAGTAAAACGTGAACTTAGAACACGTAATATTTATTATTCAACTATTTATGAAATTGAAGGAAGGGATGTTTTATTCAGGATAGGCTGTGAAGCCGGAACCTATGTCAGAACATACTGTCATAATATTGGTGAAGCCTTAGGTGTTGGAGCGCACATGGCAGAACTTAGAAGAACTCAAGTGGGTTCATTCACTGAAAAAAATAATTTGGTAACCCTTCAGGATGTAACCGATGCATATCATTTCTGGATTGAAGACGGAGATGAATCCTTTTTACGTGATGCCATCATGCCAATGGAAAGGGCAGCGGATTATTTGCCAAAAATTGTAATTAAAGATTCTGCTGTTGATGCAATATGTCATGGTGCAGACCTTGCCTGCGGTGGAATTGCTTCACTGGCTGATAATATTCAAAAAAATGATATAGTTGCTATTGAAACATTAAAAGGAGAATTGGTTGCTTCAGGAAATTCATTATTAAATAGTAATGAAATATTAGATGCAGATTCAGGCTTTGCAGTAAATGTTTCTAAAGTATTCATGAAACCTGATACTTATCCAAGATTCTGGAAGTAA
- a CDS encoding 50S ribosomal protein L19e, translating into MNLTTQRRLAASILKVGLNRVWIDPERLEEVSMAITREKGNSSYRSKKIKEQKAKGKRKGRGSIKGAKKARTPKKKAWMTTIRALRKDLKEMREEEVIDATTYRKLYKMAKGGAFRSKSYMRNYARDHDLIKGDD; encoded by the coding sequence ATGAATCTTACAACTCAAAGAAGATTAGCTGCTAGTATACTCAAAGTAGGTCTTAATCGTGTATGGATTGATCCAGAAAGATTAGAAGAAGTATCTATGGCAATTACTAGAGAAAAAGGTAATAGTAGCTACAGATCTAAAAAAATTAAAGAACAAAAAGCAAAAGGAAAAAGAAAAGGTAGAGGTAGTATTAAAGGGGCTAAAAAAGCACGTACACCTAAGAAAAAAGCATGGATGACAACCATCAGAGCTTTAAGAAAAGATCTTAAAGAAATGCGTGAAGAAGAAGTAATCGATGCTACAACCTACCGTAAATTATACAAAATGGCTAAGGGTGGCGCATTTAGAAGTAAATCTTACATGAGAAACTATGCCCGTGACCATGATTTAATTAAAGGAGATGACTAA
- a CDS encoding adenylate kinase — translation MKLVVLTGIPGSGSSTLLGKALDSVDYVHLNYGDIMTEIAIKENIVQDRDALRKLSAEIQKEIQAKAAKEIKQRSEKDNVIVDTHCTINTPSGFLPGLPIWVLEELKPDLFILIEADPDEIIFRRLNDDTRVRDTQKAKDIQLHQEMNRATSMAYATLTGATVKILYNHDNHLDSSVSKLVDVLNL, via the coding sequence ATGAAATTAGTAGTATTAACAGGGATTCCAGGTTCTGGAAGTTCAACTTTACTTGGTAAAGCTTTAGACAGTGTCGATTATGTACATTTAAATTATGGAGACATAATGACTGAAATTGCTATCAAAGAAAATATAGTTCAAGATAGAGATGCTTTAAGAAAATTATCAGCTGAAATTCAAAAGGAAATTCAAGCTAAAGCAGCTAAAGAAATTAAACAAAGATCTGAAAAGGACAATGTTATTGTGGATACTCATTGTACCATAAATACTCCGTCTGGTTTTTTACCAGGACTTCCAATTTGGGTTTTAGAAGAGTTAAAACCTGATCTTTTCATTTTAATTGAAGCTGATCCTGATGAGATTATTTTCAGAAGATTAAATGATGATACTCGTGTTAGGGATACCCAAAAAGCAAAGGATATTCAATTACATCAAGAAATGAACAGAGCTACTTCTATGGCTTATGCTACTTTAACAGGCGCTACTGTTAAAATATTATATAACCACGATAATCATTTAGATTCTTCAGTTTCCAAATTAGTAGATGTATTAAATTTATAA